tcagcatgaACTAGGCTAGTGGATATAGCCTGTCTATCTATACTCTTGAAACTGTGCCCAGGTCCGGGCATATGTCGCAACTGTTCGGAACTAGCCgcatcggacgactatatctaTCACATAGCTTTCATTGGTCGAAAGTTTGTTTGCTGTATGGAAAACTGTTTTGTGTATCAAGATTagttcataattttcataatttttgctCTGATCTCTCGGTAAATCCCCCATCTGGCGCACATAAGTAAGTGTGAGATCAGGCAAACATATTTATGCCAAAAATGATGAATGCCCTCGTGGcttttaaaatcaaatgtgATTAAGTATTCATGAGAACTGACAAGCCTTGTGTTCGGTGTTCAGCGTAAAATCTGTTTGCGAAAACGAAAAAGAGGAGTTACGCTTCGAAGTACTATAGATTTATTAATGAAATAAGATTCCTGTAAAATATGCCGTCTCTCAACTATTTaggtatatatacatgtgttcGTCCAGTTGGCATCTATGTTGTGTAGCACCCttctttgcgattctcatgagtTCAAGTAAGGCCTACAGCGGACAtttcatacaaatttattggtgctattctcttttctttttatttctttctcACACAATAAGACTCTCTCAATAACTCTCCCTTTAAGTTTGATTCTCTCCTTTTcctttctcactctctcgtCCTCCTTCTCTCCCGCTTAATCCTACACCCATTCACTCTCTCACTTTCTAaattctctctctcacacatctatctctccttctctctctgtctcttatTGTCATGCTTTTTCACTCTCTCACTCATTCACTCTAACCTTTAAATATCGCCTTTCCATGCGATTTTCATACGAATTGCttctatttcaattttatttaaatctttcTCGCCTTCTTTCGTTCTACAACAAATGCAACCTAAATTTGGTTTCCTTAATTAATACAAATAGTGTTTGAAGATCGTTTTGAAGGATTTGCCAGGATTAGACTCATTTGTTGTACAAgtgcaatattttattttcgagtAGATGCGCTCCATTGATAAGTtcaacaattgcaaatgctCGAGTTTATCGTAAACAAATTCAACTTGACCCGAATCGTATGTCTGTGGACTGCGGCGCGTTATCAGTGCCAGTGCCAAGTGCCAGCCAGCCACAAGGTGTTCCAAGCGATCAATCGGATCAgactctctttctcgctctgtCTCCCTCTTTCTCGCCCTGTCTCCGTTCCGCTTGGGCTCTTAAATGGATCGGCGAACAGCAAGCAGCAGCTCATTTGAAGATTGTCAATCGAGTGGGCAACTCAGATACATAGTTTATTATAGATTCCTTCGAAATGCTGCCCTTCCATGGCGTGCATTTTGCCCAGCTCAGCGCCATGGAGCGTCGCTGCCGGCGGTACGTTTCGATGGGCAGCAGGATTATCCAATCGCATTATCATCGCATATACTCATTTTCTGACATCTCTCGTTTGTTGCAGCAATGGCGTTAGCGTGGAGGGCGCCACACACAAGCAGGTGGTGGATCTGATCAAATCTGGTGGGGATTGCCTGACCCTGACGGTGATATCTGTGACACAGCAGGAGGCCGACAGACTGGAGCCGCAAGAGGATCAAACCGGCTACTCCTACATAGACTACTCCGACAAGCGCTCCTTGCCCATCAGGTGAGTAGAACCCAAACACTAGAAGGCCACCGCCAGACTAAATTCCCGTCTCTTTTACAGCATACCCGACTACAGCATTGTGAATCGGAATGGTGAACGTTATATTGTCTTCAATATCCATATGGCCGGACGGCAGCTGTGCTCCCGTCGGTACCGTGAGTTCGCCAATTTGCATTCGCTGCTGCGCAAGGAGTTCAGCGGCTTCAACTTTCCGAAGCTGCCCGGCAAATGGCCATTCCAGCTGAGCGAACAGCAGCTGGACACACGCCGGCGCGGCCTCGAACAGTATCTGGAGAAGGTGTGCGCGGTGCGCGTAATTGCCGAAAGCGATGCTGTGCAGGATTTTCTAACCGATACCGAGGATGATATATCCGCATCGCCGGTGGACATAAAGGTTATGCTGCCCGATCATGAGGTGACCAGTGTTTCGGTTAAGAAATCGTCCACTGCCCAGGTCGTCTGGGAGATACTGGTGCAGCGCGCCAATCTAACAGCCTATACGCAACAATATTTCTATCTATTCGAGATTGTCGAATACAATTTCGAGCGCAAGCTACAGCCGCACGAGATACCGCATCAGCTCTATGTGCAGAACTATAGCACCGCCTCGTCGACATGCCTCTGTGTGCGGCGTTGGCTCTTCTCGATCGGCAAGGAGCTGAAGCTGCCCGTTGGCGAGCAGGCGGCACGTTTTATCTTCTATCAGGCGGTCGATGAGGTGAATCGAGGCAATATTCGGGCCGATGGCCGGCTCTATGAGCTGAAGGCCTTGCAGGATGCCAAAAAGGCCAACGATTATTTAACACTGGCCCGCACACTGCCCGGTTACGGTGATGTCGTCTTTCCGCACTGCTCCTGTGATAGTCGCAAGGAGGGACATGTTGTGCCCGCCGTCGGTGAGTCGCAAATCCAACCCAATAAAACACACAAAGCAAAGAATCAGAATCATATGATACACAATACGTTGTGgtatatttagtatatatattttagtatGTTTTTAAAGTAGCACCtttctttgcgattctcatgaactCAAGTAAGGGCCACAGCGAACCTGCCGGAGCTTTAATTTTCGTTACCattttctctctttcttagtctctctgtctcgctctaTAAGTCTCACTTTCCCTTTTTCACTCTCGCGCCCTTCATCTTCCTCGCTTATTTTTCCTCCATCCATTATATTCGTAAGAGCAGTCAAACAATGCGAACTAATCTATTTGCTTATTGCTATTCGCAGGAATAAAAAGCTTTCGGCTCCACGCCTGCCGCGATGATGGCTCCCTGGAGGCGCAAATGGTGGAGCTAACATGGGATAGCATAACGCGCTCCGAGAGCGATGAGGAGTCCATGTCATTTTGCTTTCAGTACAATCGTCCAGATAAGCCGGCACGTTGGGTCAAAGTCTATACGCCATATGTAATTATAATTGATATACCGTTAACTGTTATACATCATCTAACTGTTATACATCATTGCACTTGTAGCACGCATTTCTTGCGGACTGCTTTGATCGAATTATGGAGGAGCGCAAATGGGAGGACAGCGGCGATTAGGAAGCAAGAAAGGAAGGAAGCAAGGAAGattgtatacacacacatattagtatatataatatatacacgtatatatatatatatattgcagcGTAAACATCTCAACAACATCACAGCGAGCGGCTCAATGCAATCttagtcacacacacacacacacacacacacacacctccacacctgcacacatacacacacgctgAGAATTGAAATTTAGCAGGTTACGTTTTTGAAATTTTGTGTATTctttaaaaaagtttctatAGCTCTCAATTGTGTGtcattgtgtatatatacaatatgtatTGTcgtgtgcctgtgcctgttcGTGTTTTcggtttccgtttccgttttgAGTTTAGTTTAAGCAGAAAGTGAGACAAATAGACCAGGACCAAGAATGCCTCCGCCAACATagccacagtcacagtc
This window of the Drosophila virilis strain 15010-1051.87 chromosome X, Dvir_AGI_RSII-ME, whole genome shotgun sequence genome carries:
- the Snx27 gene encoding sorting nexin-27 isoform X2, which gives rise to MLPFHGVHFAQLSAMERRCRRNGVSVEGATHKQVVDLIKSGGDCLTLTVISVTQQEADRLEPQEDQTGYSYIDYSDKRSLPISIPDYSIVNRNGERYIVFNIHMAGRQLCSRRYREFANLHSLLRKEFSGFNFPKLPGKWPFQLSEQQLDTRRRGLEQYLEKVCAVRVIAESDAVQDFLTDTEDDISASPVDIKVMLPDHEVTSVSVKKSSTAQVVWEILVQRANLTAYTQQYFYLFEIVEYNFERKLQPHEIPHQLYVQNYSTASSTCLCVRRWLFSIGKELKLPVGEQAARFIFYQAVDEVNRGNIRADGRLYELKALQDAKKANDYLTLARTLPGYGDVVFPHCSCDSRKEGHVVPAVGIKSFRLHACRDDGSLEAQMVELTWDSITRSESDEESMSFCFQYNRPDKPARWVKVYTPYHAFLADCFDRIMEERKWEDSGD
- the Snx27 gene encoding sorting nexin-27 isoform X1, with the translated sequence MSENNGSSSTTITAANGPRVVTIYKTETGFGFNVRGQVSEGGQLRSINGELYAPLQHVSAVLENGAAEKAGIKKGDRILEVNGVSVEGATHKQVVDLIKSGGDCLTLTVISVTQQEADRLEPQEDQTGYSYIDYSDKRSLPISIPDYSIVNRNGERYIVFNIHMAGRQLCSRRYREFANLHSLLRKEFSGFNFPKLPGKWPFQLSEQQLDTRRRGLEQYLEKVCAVRVIAESDAVQDFLTDTEDDISASPVDIKVMLPDHEVTSVSVKKSSTAQVVWEILVQRANLTAYTQQYFYLFEIVEYNFERKLQPHEIPHQLYVQNYSTASSTCLCVRRWLFSIGKELKLPVGEQAARFIFYQAVDEVNRGNIRADGRLYELKALQDAKKANDYLTLARTLPGYGDVVFPHCSCDSRKEGHVVPAVGIKSFRLHACRDDGSLEAQMVELTWDSITRSESDEESMSFCFQYNRPDKPARWVKVYTPYHAFLADCFDRIMEERKWEDSGD